The Candidatus Binatia bacterium genome segment GACTGGACTTCGTCCGCAGCATCACTCTCCTCTTGGAGCGGGCGAATCTGGATGTCAGCCCGGCGCTGTTTTTACTGTTCTCGTCCTTCACAGGAGCGATCACCTTGGCTTTCCTGACGCTGTTCGACTGGAGCTTTAGTATCGCTCTGATCGCCGGTATCGGCGCTTCCGCTCTTCCTTACCTGTACGCCCGGCAGCTTGGCCGAAGAAGGCTCAGGCGCTTTTTGGAGCAGATGCCCGACGCTCTGGACCTGATCGGCCAAGGCTTGCAGGCCGGCTTGGGATTGACCCAGTCGATGGTGTTCGTCGCCAAGGAAATGCCCGACCCCATCGGGACGGAATTTTCGGTCTTCATGGAAGAAATAAACCTGGGGCTTCCGCTCGCAGACGCCTTGAAGGGACTGCAGGAAAAGATACCGCTCCAGGAAGTGCGCCTTCTGACCATTGCCATGGGCGTGCAGAGAGAAATCGGCGGCAGCCTGGCGGAGATGCTCAAAAACCTGGCGGACGTCGTGCGCGATCGGTTCAGGATCGAAAGGCAGATCAAAAGCCTAACGGCCCAAAACCGCATGAGCGCTTGGGTTGTTTCCTCGCTGCCGCCGGTCTTGGCCGCTTTTATGTTCTCCATGGACGCGAAATTGATGAACGAAACTTTTAACAATCCCATGGGGCGGACGATGTTGCTGCTCGCGTTGAGTTTCGAAGTCGTCGGAATTTTCGTCTTCCGCAAGATTATTCAGGTGCGCATCTAGCGGGCGGCGGATTTATGGAATTGCTTTTGGCCATCGGCATATTCGGTCTCGTCGGAAGTTTTTTATATATATTCCTGGCGCCAAAGCCGGCGGCCCAACATGAAATCATCCAGCAGCGCATCGGCGCAATCGCAGCCGTTCAGACAAAAGCGCCCTCTTCGGTCCGGGTATCAGACACCCAGGAACAAACGATCTGGGAACGGATTGGGAATTTCTTTCTTGGCGAGAAAGAGCTGCCGGCGAAGTATGACAAGTCGCGCCGGCTTCTCTATCGGGCCGGCTATCCGTGGGAGCGGGCCGTGCGCATCTTCTGGGGCGTGCGCATCTTCCTGGCCGCGTTTTTCGGGCTGATCTCGATCGGCTTGGCTTTCGTATCTCTCACCCCCTTGC includes the following:
- a CDS encoding type II secretion system F family protein, which gives rise to MSLLIIVVFAFLAAASLIIMALFLATAIQTSPQARIRKRLDAILSRPNASQAEVRALLKESSFSEIPWLNNALDRLDFVRSITLLLERANLDVSPALFLLFSSFTGAITLAFLTLFDWSFSIALIAGIGASALPYLYARQLGRRRLRRFLEQMPDALDLIGQGLQAGLGLTQSMVFVAKEMPDPIGTEFSVFMEEINLGLPLADALKGLQEKIPLQEVRLLTIAMGVQREIGGSLAEMLKNLADVVRDRFRIERQIKSLTAQNRMSAWVVSSLPPVLAAFMFSMDAKLMNETFNNPMGRTMLLLALSFEVVGIFVFRKIIQVRI